The genomic window TGCCGTTGGGACCCACGAGGCCGTACTTCCTCCCGTGGACGATGGTCATGCTGGTGTTGTTGAGGAGCTCCTtacccctcgcggcgacgctgaaGCCGTCAATCTTGATGTCCTTGGAGTTGGCCATGAGCTCCTTAGCCTCGTCGCTGAGGTTGGCGCACCTGATGGtaaacgcgtcgtcgtcctcctgcATGGCCAGTTCCTTGGCGATCGCCTCCTTGCGCGCAGCCTCTAGCTCCTTCTGGCGAGCCTTgcgctcctccttctccgtctTGACGCCCAGGAcgatctccttctcctccctGACGATGGCCTCGGTCTCGTCTTCGCTGCCGCTGGAGGGCAAGTCCATGTCATCCATGTagccaccgccaccgccgcccctgccgcccTTCAGCACGGGAGGCGGACGGCCGGGAGGCGGACCTCGGGGCTTGGGCTTGGCTgcagccttctcctcggcagccttcttggccGCCTGCTTCGccttgcgcgcggcgcgctcttcGGGGGTCTCAtccttcttgtccttcttgtccttcttgtccCCTTTTCTCTCTGTGGGTGAAGTGATTGGGAGAAGCCGGGGCGGGTCAGTcaagcgcggacgcgcggaagGGGCGCGATGGAGTGGTTCGGGTGCCCGCTCAaacctccggcggcggcgatcgagaaaaagttggcgcgcgcggccgtgagccccgccgtcggtgaTTAGGAATACTGGATCGTAGTTTGAGCGTACctttcttctccttctccttgcgGGCGGCCCTCTCCTCCGGGGTCTCGTCCTTCTTGCCCATCTTacgtcgtcgttcgggtGATCGGCGCTGTCGGGTGTGAGTGAGCTCCTGCACGCGAAAAGGTGGTTCGAGATCCTGACACCGAAATCAGAGGCCAAAGTTTATCCACAGCGCGCTGCCCTCGAAGCCGCTGCCTCGGGACCCGTCAGTCCAATCCGAGGACGGACACGCGCAATGGTATTATCGTGGGACAAGGGACCGAGCGAGGGGAAGCGCCAGAAGGTCGCCAAAAAGCCCAAGGAACCCAAGTCGGAGACGGAATCGTACGCTTCGCTGAAGCTAATACAGGATGCCGCGAAACGCATAGCCCCTTTCGCGAAACTCACTCCGGTGCATACGTGCACCTCGATTGACGACATGATGTCCGACGAGACCGATAAgatcgagggcgcgacggtcgAGCTATTCTTCAAGTGCGAGACTTTCCAGAAGGGCGGTGCGTTCAAGTTCAGGGGCGCCATGAACAGCATCCTCCAGCTCTCGAAGGCAGATTTGCAAAAAGGAGTAGTCACCCACTCCAGTGGCAACCacgccggggcgctcgcgcttgCGGCCAAGACGAAGGGAATTCCCAGTTACATCGTCGTGCCCGAAGGCGCGCCTCAGTGCaagctcgacgcgatcgaaACCTACGGCGGTGAGATCACCAAGTGCGAGGCGACCGTCCCGGCCAgggaggctgcggctgcgcGGATTCAGGAGACGACGGGCGCCACTCTCATTCCGCCGTACAACTACGGCCCCGTGATTTGCGGGCAGGGCACCATCGGCTTGGAGTTCATGGAGCAGGTGCCGGATCTTGACGTGGTGATCGTGCCAATAAGCGGCGGGGGGATGATTTCGGGCATCGCCACCGCAGTGAAGGGAATCAAAAAGGACTGCGTGGTCATCGCAGCCGagcccgtcggcgcgggtgcctACGCGGCTGACACATTCGAGAGCAAGAAGAGGAAGGAGCTGGTGGATGACCTACCCGTGCCGGACACCATCGCTGACGGATTGAAGGCGAAGATGGGCTCTCTGACGTGGCCGGTGGTGAGAGATAAGGTTGACGCGGTCATCACGGTCACAGAGGATGAGATCGTGGCAGCGATGAAGATCATTTACGAACGGCTGAAGCTCGTGGTTGAGCCATCCGGGGCAGTTGGACTAGCTGCGGCGATGTCGACCCAGTTCAAGGAATTCAACCGAAAGAACCCACCGTGGGGAAAGATCTCTAAGCACAAGAAAGTAGGCGTGGTGCTTTGCGGCGGTAATGTAGACTTGGCACTACTTGCAAAGCTGTTTGCACCTTAGTCGATATAAAGTGGCAGTCACTGCGAACCGTCCTCAGAGTCCGTGTACGTCCGTATGAATGGAGGTTTCTCCAACTCCCATTCCGGTAGCGGCTGTGCGTCATCCAGGTCCGTACCGAGCCCTGGACCGCACCCGCTCTTACCCGAAAGCCCCGGGTGCGGCGCGATACCCAATCTCTCCTGCTCCGGACCCACCGCCGGCCACGCAAACGGCCAGGCTCGCCACCGGCTCTGACACGCGCGACACGCCCAGCTCGGATCACCCTCCACCAGGTAGTCTCCCCCGAGCAGAACCTTTTGCTTTTTGAGCGCCGTCACCAGCTGGGGTGAGGGGAACCCGTACACGATGGGCGTtaccctcgcggcgtggcACTCGGGGCAGGTCATCTTTCGCTCCTTCTCGTGCCTCTGTCTGTACTCGTCTTTCCAGTCGGCGACTGGATCGTTCCTTGCCGACGACGGAACgacaccgtcgtcgtcgacgtcatccCCC from Micromonas commoda chromosome 11, complete sequence includes these protein-coding regions:
- a CDS encoding predicted protein: MVLSWDKGPSEGKRQKVAKKPKEPKSETESYASLKLIQDAAKRIAPFAKLTPVHTCTSIDDMMSDETDKIEGATVELFFKCETFQKGGAFKFRGAMNSILQLSKADLQKGVVTHSSGNHAGALALAAKTKGIPSYIVVPEGAPQCKLDAIETYGGEITKCEATVPAREAAAARIQETTGATLIPPYNYGPVICGQGTIGLEFMEQVPDLDVVIVPISGGGMISGIATAVKGIKKDCVVIAAEPVGAGAYAADTFESKKRKELVDDLPVPDTIADGLKAKMGSLTWPVVRDKVDAVITVTEDEIVAAMKIIYERLKLVVEPSGAVGLAAAMSTQFKEFNRKNPPWGKISKHKKVGVVLCGGNVDLALLAKLFAP